A single genomic interval of Primulina huaijiensis isolate GDHJ02 chromosome 7, ASM1229523v2, whole genome shotgun sequence harbors:
- the LOC140980075 gene encoding dephospho-CoA kinase-like isoform X1 encodes MLGGMRIVGLTGGIGSGKSTVSNLFKAHGIPIVDADVVARKVLKKGTGGWRKVVAAFGDEILLPDGEVDRPKLGQIVFNNPDMRQLLNRLMAPHISSGIFLEVFKLWLRGCKIIVLDVPLLFETKMDKWTNPIIVVWVDSETQLRRLMGRDGTTVEEASSRIGSQMSLDLKKTKADIVIDNTKSLEQLNDNFREVLMQVKKPLTWTEFGLSRDGAIVAFVSFLFGVIVCRKAFKAY; translated from the exons ATGCTGGGTG GCATGAGGATAGTGGGGTTGACGGGAGGAATCGGTTCCGGAAAGAGTACAGTCTCCAATCTTTTCAAAGCTCATGGTATCCCAATCGTCGACGCTGACGTAGTTGCTCGC aaAGTATTGAAGAAAGGCACGGGTGGCTGGAGAAAAGTGGTGGCAGCATTTGGGGACGAGATTTTACTGCCTGATGGAGAGGTAGATCGCCCAAAGCTTGGACAAATTGTATTCAACAACCCTGATATGCGACAACTTCTTAATAG GTTAATGGCACCTCACATTTCATCTGGGATTTTTCTGGAAGTGTTCAAGCTATGGTTGAGGGGTTGCAAGATTATCGTTCTCGACGTGCCTCTCTTGTTTGAAACAAAGATGGACAAGTGGACTAACCCCATTATTGTGGTTTGGGTTGATTCCGAGACTCAGCTTCGACGACTTATGGGAAGAGATGGGACAACAGTCGAGGAGGCAAGCAGTAGGATTGGTTCTCAGATGTCTCTAGATTTGAAAAAGACCAAGGCAGATATCGTGATCGACAACACAAAAAGTTTAGAGCAACTGAATGACAATTTCAGGGAAGTGTTGATGCAGGTGAAGAAACCTTTAACATGGACCGAATTTGGGCTTTCTAGAGATGGAGCTATTGTGGcttttgtttcttttctttttggtgTTATCGTATGTAGGAAAGCGTTTAAGGCCTATTAA
- the LOC140981067 gene encoding protein LOW PSII ACCUMULATION 1, chloroplastic, with amino-acid sequence MAAAALAPPYHHRQLSYFLPPDSNVTVISGAWFLSRKTPFSSSIWTSSKHTRTSPATLTHCSPSPTSQESSVPTAESCVNLGLSLFAKGRVKDALTQFDTALTLNPNPKEAQAALYNKACCHAYRGEGKKAADCLRTALRNYNLKFGKILNDPDLASFRALPEFKELQEEARLGGEDIGYGFRRDLKLISEVQAPFRGVRRFFYVAFTAAAGVSLLFTIPRLFRAIQGGDGAPDLWETSGNAAINIGGIVVLVALFLWDNKKEEEQIAQITRDETLSRLPLCLSTNRIVELVQLRDTARPIILAGNEETVALALKKAERFRTELLSRGVILVPVIWGEGKEPKIAKKGFGLSPKAAASLPSIGEEFDKRTQSVVAKSKLKAEIRFKAEVVSPVEWERWIKDQQKSEGTTPGEDVYIVLRLDGRVRKSGRGMPDWQEIVKELPPMEAFLSKIER; translated from the exons ATGGCCGCAGCAGCTCTCGCACCACCCTACCACCACCGCCAACTGTCCTACTTCCTGCCACCGGATTCCAACGTTACCGTAATATCTGGAGCATGGTTTCTAAGCCGGAAAACACCGTTCTCCTCTTCCATTTGGACCTCTTCAAAACATACGAGAACATCTCCCGCCACACTGACCCATTGCTCTCCCTCTCCTACTTCACAGGAATCGAGTGTGCCCACCGCTGAATCTTGTGTCAACTTGGGTCTCTCTCTTTTCGCCAAAGGACGG GTTAAAGATGCTCTCACACAGTTTGATACTGCTCTCACTTTGAATCCGAACCCCAAGGAAGCTCAAGCTGCCCTGTACAATAAAGCCTGCTGCCATGCTTACAG GGGGGAAGGAAAGAAAGCTGCCGATTGTTTGCGAACTGCATTGAGAAACTACAACCTAAAGTTTGGCAAAATTCTTAATGATCCTGATTTGGCATCTTTTCGAGCATTGCCTGAATTCAAGGAATTGCAAGAAGAG GCTAGACTAGGTGGAGAAGATATAGGCTATGGATTCCGGAGGGATCTTAAACTCATAAGTGAGGTCCAAGCGCCGTTTCGTGGGGTTCGCAGATTTTTCTATGTGGCATTTACGGCAGCTGCTGGAGTTTCATTGTTATTCACCATACCTAGGCTATTCCGTGCAATTCAAGGTGGTGATGGTGCTCCTGACCTCTGGGAAACCTCAGGAAATGCAGCAATCAATATTGGCG GCATTGTTGTTCTTGTGGCTTTATTTTTGTGGGACAACAAGAAAGAGGAGGAACAGATCGCACAAATTACAAGAGATGAAACTCTATCAAGGCTGCCTTTGTGCCTTTCAACAAACAGGATCGTGGAACTTGTGCAGCTACGAGACACAGCAAGGCCC ATTATTTTGGCTGGAAATGAAGAGACTGTTGCTTTGGCATTGAAGAAGGCCGAAAGGTTCCGAACTGAGCTTCTGAGTCGAGGGGTTATTCTGGTTCCTGTCATATGGGGTGAAGGGAAAGAACCGAAAATTGCAAAGAAAGGCTTTGGTCTTTCTCCTAAGGCAGCTGCATCTCTTCCATCTATTGGG GAAGAATTTGATAAACGAACCCAATCCGTAGTAGCAAAATCAAAACTCAAAGCTGAGATTCGGTTCAAGGCAGAAGTGGTATCACCTGTTGAATGGGAAAG GTGGATcaaggatcaacagaaatctgAAGGCACAACTCCTGGTGAAGATGTTTACATAGTTCTTCGTCTAGATGGACGTGTTCGAAAATCTGGACGG GGGATGCCTGATTGGCAAGAAATTGTAAAGGAGTTGCCACCAATGGAAGCATTTTTGAGCAAGATTGAAAGATGA
- the LOC140980075 gene encoding dephospho-CoA kinase-like isoform X2, producing the protein MRIVGLTGGIGSGKSTVSNLFKAHGIPIVDADVVARKVLKKGTGGWRKVVAAFGDEILLPDGEVDRPKLGQIVFNNPDMRQLLNRLMAPHISSGIFLEVFKLWLRGCKIIVLDVPLLFETKMDKWTNPIIVVWVDSETQLRRLMGRDGTTVEEASSRIGSQMSLDLKKTKADIVIDNTKSLEQLNDNFREVLMQVKKPLTWTEFGLSRDGAIVAFVSFLFGVIVCRKAFKAY; encoded by the exons ATGAGGATAGTGGGGTTGACGGGAGGAATCGGTTCCGGAAAGAGTACAGTCTCCAATCTTTTCAAAGCTCATGGTATCCCAATCGTCGACGCTGACGTAGTTGCTCGC aaAGTATTGAAGAAAGGCACGGGTGGCTGGAGAAAAGTGGTGGCAGCATTTGGGGACGAGATTTTACTGCCTGATGGAGAGGTAGATCGCCCAAAGCTTGGACAAATTGTATTCAACAACCCTGATATGCGACAACTTCTTAATAG GTTAATGGCACCTCACATTTCATCTGGGATTTTTCTGGAAGTGTTCAAGCTATGGTTGAGGGGTTGCAAGATTATCGTTCTCGACGTGCCTCTCTTGTTTGAAACAAAGATGGACAAGTGGACTAACCCCATTATTGTGGTTTGGGTTGATTCCGAGACTCAGCTTCGACGACTTATGGGAAGAGATGGGACAACAGTCGAGGAGGCAAGCAGTAGGATTGGTTCTCAGATGTCTCTAGATTTGAAAAAGACCAAGGCAGATATCGTGATCGACAACACAAAAAGTTTAGAGCAACTGAATGACAATTTCAGGGAAGTGTTGATGCAGGTGAAGAAACCTTTAACATGGACCGAATTTGGGCTTTCTAGAGATGGAGCTATTGTGGcttttgtttcttttctttttggtgTTATCGTATGTAGGAAAGCGTTTAAGGCCTATTAA